A part of Halodesulfovibrio marinisediminis DSM 17456 genomic DNA contains:
- a CDS encoding DUF116 domain-containing protein: MLFHKKDLDNPERYYGARKRLFIGLITGTSILLCSLLFAGWIIPLIGFSNIHPSLPYIFGLLFGSTVLFICWSTLGLVLQILKGRAVLGTAKMRGMTIRLFLPLMIMLARFLGIDKRRVRQSFIRVNNELVRSENGAFEAKDILILTPHCLQASNCSLRLSYNVDNCERCGRCPVAMLLKLRDHYGVKFAIATGGTIARRIVVKERPKFIIAVACERDLTSGIQDTYPLPVYGVLNERPCGPCLDTTVPELSMERALRMFIKNPAPPLQFEAAFGEADTKC, translated from the coding sequence ATGCTGTTTCATAAAAAAGACTTAGATAATCCAGAACGGTATTACGGGGCCCGTAAACGGCTATTTATTGGCTTGATTACGGGCACTTCTATTTTACTCTGTTCTCTTCTGTTCGCAGGCTGGATTATTCCGCTCATCGGCTTTTCTAATATTCATCCGTCGTTGCCGTATATTTTCGGGCTTCTTTTCGGCTCTACTGTTTTGTTTATTTGTTGGTCAACCCTCGGGCTTGTTTTACAGATTCTTAAGGGTAGGGCGGTACTCGGAACTGCTAAGATGCGCGGGATGACTATTCGGCTGTTCTTGCCGCTTATGATCATGCTTGCCCGTTTTCTTGGGATTGATAAGCGTCGCGTCCGTCAGTCATTTATTCGGGTGAATAATGAATTGGTTCGATCTGAAAACGGTGCGTTTGAAGCAAAAGATATTTTAATTCTTACGCCGCATTGCCTGCAGGCGAGCAATTGCTCACTGCGTCTTTCTTACAATGTAGATAACTGCGAGCGATGTGGACGTTGTCCTGTAGCTATGCTGCTTAAGTTACGTGATCATTACGGCGTTAAATTTGCCATTGCAACGGGTGGCACCATTGCTCGACGTATCGTGGTGAAAGAGCGTCCTAAATTTATTATTGCTGTCGCGTGTGAGCGCGATTTAACCTCCGGCATTCAGGATACATATCCTCTTCCTGTGTATGGTGTATTGAACGAACGTCCGTGTGGGCCATGTCTTGATACGACTGTGCCGGAGCTTTCAATGGAGCGTGCATTGCGCATGTTCATTAAAAATCCAGCACCTCCGTTGCAGTTCGAAGCCGCCTTCGGTGAAGCTGACACAAAGTGCTAA
- the fmt gene encoding methionyl-tRNA formyltransferase, with amino-acid sequence MDEKVGKLRVVYMGTPDFAATILDRVSQWEEADVVGVYTQPDRPCGRGQVCKPSAVKKLALENGYDIFQPLNFKEDVDVEQLAALKPDVLLVAAYGLILPQRVLDIATYGAINVHASLLPKYRGAAPIQRAIMNGDPVTGITIMQMEKGLDSGPILLQRALAIGIDDTAGTLHDELAVLGGELLVEALQKLIVGDLHPKVQDHNRSTHAAKLTKAEGLLDWNKTALELHAHLRGISPWPGGYFILERAEKKPVRVAIEPGTIGLDLEEGVKPGTVLGLQDDAIAIATADRVYLVHKLRPANKKVMDAKAFACGYLAQCDDATCSGEGLC; translated from the coding sequence ATGGATGAAAAGGTAGGTAAACTTCGCGTCGTATATATGGGAACCCCTGATTTTGCGGCAACAATTTTAGATCGTGTATCTCAGTGGGAAGAAGCAGACGTCGTTGGTGTATACACTCAACCGGATCGTCCTTGCGGACGTGGGCAGGTGTGTAAGCCGTCTGCCGTAAAGAAGCTCGCTCTTGAAAATGGCTACGATATTTTTCAGCCGCTGAATTTTAAAGAAGATGTGGATGTTGAGCAGCTGGCAGCGCTCAAGCCGGATGTTTTACTTGTAGCAGCATACGGTCTTATTCTTCCGCAGCGTGTGCTTGATATTGCAACGTATGGTGCTATTAACGTACATGCTTCTCTGTTACCAAAATATCGTGGCGCAGCACCTATTCAGCGTGCTATTATGAACGGTGATCCAGTTACCGGTATTACCATTATGCAGATGGAAAAAGGCTTGGATTCTGGTCCGATCCTGTTACAGCGTGCACTTGCTATCGGTATTGATGATACAGCAGGTACTTTGCATGATGAACTTGCTGTACTTGGCGGCGAGTTGCTGGTTGAAGCATTACAGAAGCTTATTGTTGGTGACCTGCACCCTAAGGTTCAGGATCATAACCGTTCAACACATGCAGCAAAGTTAACCAAAGCCGAAGGGTTGTTGGATTGGAACAAGACTGCGTTAGAATTGCATGCTCATTTACGTGGTATTTCTCCTTGGCCGGGCGGGTATTTCATTCTCGAACGTGCTGAAAAGAAACCTGTCCGCGTTGCAATTGAGCCGGGTACCATCGGTCTAGACCTTGAAGAAGGTGTTAAGCCGGGAACCGTACTTGGTTTACAGGATGATGCCATTGCTATTGCTACTGCAGACCGTGTGTATCTAGTGCACAAGCTGCGTCCGGCAAACAAAAAGGTAATGGATGCCAAGGCATTTGCCTGTGGGTATCTTGCACAGTGTGATGATGCAACTTGTTCCGGTGAAGGGCTTTGCTAG
- the def gene encoding peptide deformylase gives MICEVLHYPDTRLVEKSKPIEKVTEEIKELAEAMVETMYKEEGIGLAAPQVGALHRLVVVDVSGPEVRNELMTLVNPEIITADGSCDSEEGCLSVPGYRAKVKRSETVTVKAQDLEGNDVTIEADGLLAICLQHEIDHLDGVLFIDKISRLKRSMYDKKVKKWMKR, from the coding sequence ATGATTTGTGAAGTATTACATTACCCTGATACCCGTCTTGTTGAGAAGAGTAAGCCGATCGAAAAAGTTACTGAAGAGATCAAAGAGCTTGCTGAAGCAATGGTTGAGACCATGTACAAGGAAGAGGGGATCGGTCTTGCTGCACCGCAGGTTGGAGCACTGCATCGCCTTGTTGTCGTGGATGTTTCTGGCCCTGAAGTTCGTAATGAGCTGATGACACTCGTTAACCCTGAGATTATTACAGCTGATGGTTCTTGCGATTCTGAAGAGGGTTGTCTGTCTGTTCCTGGGTACCGCGCTAAAGTGAAGCGCTCCGAGACTGTGACTGTTAAAGCACAGGACTTGGAGGGAAATGATGTGACAATTGAAGCTGACGGCCTTCTTGCTATTTGCTTGCAGCATGAAATTGATCACCTTGATGGTGTTCTTTTTATCGATAAAATCAGCCGTCTTAAACGTTCAATGTACGACAAGAAGGTGAAGAAATGGATGAAAAGGTAG
- a CDS encoding tetratricopeptide repeat protein, which translates to MDRSVLLLLVIVSILVSGCMQSEIEDELSRARKAFINKEYTEAERFYQRYLRDNDSGIERWNVWNRLVEVAGTVRGNKNRAIELLDAMLLEYSGEPDRYRQVLVKKGNMLIEGGLWSEAITVWSQLLSAPAVKIEEEATAYANLGKAYLMRGEYGLAVDAFKDCRELEYNNSGHKQLCIYELAQAYAFLGNHVEAEKNLNNLLQYEAVEVTLMARAKLLLADIYEQQEQPQKAIALLQDIRETYPNPRVVEFRLKSLQK; encoded by the coding sequence ATGGACCGAAGCGTTCTCTTGCTTCTCGTAATAGTAAGTATCCTCGTCTCCGGCTGCATGCAGTCGGAGATCGAGGATGAACTTTCTAGAGCTCGAAAAGCATTCATCAATAAAGAATACACAGAAGCAGAACGTTTTTATCAACGTTACCTGCGTGATAACGATAGCGGGATAGAGCGTTGGAACGTCTGGAACCGGCTTGTTGAGGTTGCCGGAACTGTTCGGGGAAACAAAAACCGAGCCATTGAATTGCTGGATGCAATGCTTTTGGAGTACTCTGGAGAGCCGGATAGATATAGGCAGGTCTTAGTAAAAAAAGGAAACATGCTTATTGAAGGTGGGCTCTGGTCGGAAGCAATCACAGTATGGTCGCAGTTATTAAGTGCTCCTGCGGTGAAAATTGAAGAAGAAGCAACAGCATATGCCAATCTTGGAAAAGCTTACCTTATGCGTGGTGAGTACGGGCTTGCAGTGGACGCCTTTAAAGATTGCCGAGAGTTGGAGTACAATAACTCCGGACATAAGCAGTTGTGTATTTATGAGCTTGCGCAAGCTTACGCTTTTTTAGGTAATCATGTTGAAGCAGAGAAGAATCTGAATAATCTGTTGCAATATGAGGCTGTCGAAGTCACACTCATGGCGCGAGCAAAATTGTTGCTGGCTGATATTTATGAGCAGCAGGAACAGCCACAAAAGGCCATAGCGTTATTACAAGATATTCGTGAAACTTATCCGAACCCGCGTGTCGTTGAGTTCAGGTTGAAGAGTTTACAGAAATAA
- the gyrA gene encoding DNA gyrase subunit A, with protein sequence MSLEPQITIEEELKKAYLEYSLSVIVGRAIPDARDGLKPVHRRIMYAQHELGNSFNRAHKKSARIVGDVIGKYHPHGDSAVYDALVRMAQPFAMRDPLVDGQGNFGSIDGDAAAAMRYTESRMSRLAGEFLSDIEKETVEFRPNYDNTLLEPSVLPTKVPNLLLNGTSGIAVGMATNIPPHNLGELIGALLILLENRDAKVSQLMEHVKGPDFPTGGFCYAGKGLVDAYNTGRGTVKVRGKVEIEERKKGLQSLVIREIPYALNKSSLVEKIASLVNDRKIEGITDLRDESDRKGIRVVIDLKRGTIPEIVINSLYKFTPLETSFGINMLAVVNNKPQLLNLRTALLHFLDHRREVIIRRTRYDLRKAEARAHILEGLRIALDNIDEVVKIIRASKTAADAKLALKDRFELSDVQAQAILDMRLQRLTNLEHEKLLEEYNELIKLIEYLTSILENREVLRGVIREELEYINERYATPRRTSIEFDELDGIEIEDLIPDDDVVITLSRRGYIKRTTLDAYRAQRRGGKGVAGLHTGDGDFVQDFLTTSNHQHLLLFSNKGRMFQMKVHQVAEGSRTAKGVHIANLLPLENNEWITTALCVRDFDEDRYFLFATKNGMVKRSSAELYKKSRRTGIIAVGLKENDELIMVREVDDNCQIVLTTASGIAIRFSCTDVRAMGRSATGVKGIALKGDDEVVACVTLRSDTECEIMTVAENGYGKRTRVELYRIQSRGGKGIINFKVTPKTGKVLGAIPVLLEDELILLTSDNKVIRMEVKEIRSVGRATQGVRLVNMDKGGHVVGFDRVVEQQQDDQE encoded by the coding sequence GTGTCACTAGAACCGCAAATTACTATCGAAGAGGAGCTCAAGAAAGCATATCTTGAGTATTCCCTCAGTGTTATTGTCGGCCGTGCTATCCCGGATGCCCGAGACGGTCTTAAGCCGGTACACAGACGTATCATGTACGCACAGCATGAGCTTGGTAACTCATTCAATCGTGCACATAAGAAATCTGCACGTATCGTCGGTGACGTAATCGGTAAGTACCACCCGCATGGTGACTCTGCGGTATACGATGCTTTGGTACGTATGGCGCAGCCGTTCGCAATGCGTGACCCACTCGTTGATGGTCAGGGTAACTTTGGTTCCATCGATGGCGATGCTGCAGCGGCAATGCGTTACACCGAATCACGTATGTCCCGTCTTGCAGGTGAGTTTTTGAGCGATATCGAAAAGGAAACTGTTGAGTTCCGTCCGAACTACGATAACACCCTTCTCGAACCAAGCGTGCTTCCAACCAAGGTGCCAAACTTATTACTTAACGGTACTTCAGGTATTGCGGTTGGTATGGCTACCAATATTCCACCGCATAACCTTGGTGAATTGATTGGTGCATTACTTATTCTGCTTGAAAACCGCGATGCTAAGGTGTCCCAGCTTATGGAACACGTTAAGGGACCTGATTTCCCGACTGGCGGTTTCTGCTACGCGGGTAAAGGTCTTGTAGATGCATACAATACCGGTCGCGGTACAGTAAAAGTTCGCGGTAAAGTTGAAATTGAGGAGCGTAAAAAAGGACTCCAGTCTCTTGTTATTAGAGAGATTCCATACGCACTCAACAAATCTTCTCTTGTAGAAAAAATAGCATCTCTGGTTAACGACCGTAAAATCGAAGGTATTACCGACCTCCGTGATGAATCTGACCGTAAAGGTATTCGCGTTGTTATTGATCTTAAACGCGGCACCATTCCGGAGATTGTTATTAACTCCCTGTATAAGTTTACTCCGCTGGAAACTTCCTTCGGTATCAACATGCTGGCAGTTGTTAACAACAAGCCACAACTTCTTAACTTACGCACCGCGTTGCTTCATTTCCTTGATCATCGCCGTGAAGTTATTATCCGTCGTACACGTTACGATTTGCGTAAAGCAGAAGCACGTGCACACATTCTTGAAGGTCTGCGTATTGCTCTGGATAATATCGATGAAGTTGTTAAAATCATTCGAGCATCCAAAACAGCAGCAGATGCAAAGCTGGCTCTTAAAGATCGATTCGAGCTTTCAGATGTTCAGGCACAGGCAATCCTCGACATGCGCCTCCAGCGTCTGACTAACCTTGAGCACGAAAAACTTCTTGAAGAATATAACGAGCTCATCAAACTTATCGAATACCTCACATCAATTCTCGAAAATCGTGAAGTACTGCGTGGTGTTATTCGTGAAGAGCTTGAATACATCAATGAACGCTACGCAACGCCTCGTCGTACCTCTATCGAGTTTGATGAGCTTGATGGTATTGAGATCGAAGACCTCATTCCTGATGACGACGTAGTCATTACTCTTTCCCGCCGTGGTTACATTAAGCGTACAACCCTTGATGCGTACCGTGCTCAGCGACGTGGCGGTAAAGGGGTTGCTGGTCTACATACCGGTGACGGAGACTTTGTTCAGGACTTCCTGACAACCTCCAACCATCAGCACCTGCTTCTCTTTAGTAATAAGGGACGTATGTTCCAGATGAAGGTTCATCAGGTTGCAGAAGGTTCCCGTACTGCGAAAGGCGTACATATTGCGAACCTGTTGCCGCTTGAAAATAACGAGTGGATCACAACAGCCTTATGTGTTCGTGATTTTGACGAAGATCGCTACTTCCTCTTTGCGACCAAGAACGGCATGGTTAAGCGCTCCAGCGCTGAATTGTACAAGAAGAGTCGTCGTACTGGCATTATTGCAGTAGGTCTTAAAGAGAATGACGAACTCATTATGGTCCGTGAGGTTGACGATAATTGTCAGATTGTTCTGACAACCGCTTCCGGTATCGCTATCCGCTTCTCCTGCACGGATGTACGTGCTATGGGACGTTCAGCAACCGGTGTAAAAGGTATTGCGCTTAAAGGTGACGATGAAGTTGTAGCATGTGTAACCCTGCGTAGTGATACTGAATGCGAAATTATGACTGTTGCTGAAAACGGCTACGGTAAACGTACCAGAGTAGAGCTCTATCGTATTCAGTCTCGTGGTGGTAAGGGTATCATCAACTTTAAGGTAACACCGAAAACCGGTAAGGTTCTCGGCGCAATTCCAGTACTGCTTGAAGATGAACTTATTCTTTTGACTTCCGATAACAAAGTTATCCGCATGGAAGTTAAGGAAATTCGTTCTGTAGGTCGCGCAACACAGGGTGTACGTCTTGTTAATATGGATAAAGGCGGACACGTTGTTGGCTTTGACCGTGTTGTTGAACAGCAGCAGGACGATCAGGAATAA